In the genome of Penaeus monodon isolate SGIC_2016 chromosome 30, NSTDA_Pmon_1, whole genome shotgun sequence, the window NNNNNNNNNNNNNNNNNNNNNNNNNNNNNNNNNNNNNNGTAAACATATAATCATGCATATAATTGTAGACGTAACNNNNNNNNNNNNNNNNNNNNNNNNNNNNNNNNNNNNNNNNNNNNNNNNNGAAGAGAATTTTCCCCATAAACAGCCTGCTCGTCGTCCACTCTTTGAGATACCTGACAATGGGTTTTTATTACAAGTAAGAGTGATAGAAATGTATAATTTCGTACAAGATATGTAAAGTTGGTCCAAACATGAAATATGTTCTTACCGAgagctgtttatttttttttattacatagtatatcaatataatattggTAAGCATTTGATTAGAGAACATCTGGAGGTCGTAGATTGTGAGCATTTCATTCTTATTGCGAGGGAACTGATTACTGTTACTAAGTGtgttttgctgtatttttttcgaGTGGATTTCTAAATTATACTGCATTAGGGAATATGCTGATAAATTGGGGAAAATACCATGTTTTCGTGCCTCAATTGTTAAAGGTGGCTCTTGCTATTGTTAAAGTTTACATTGTCTACttattttttgttagattttttcatCAGTATGTAATATCATGTAATTTGACCCGATTTAATCTCAGGAATAGGTTTCCGCGTGGGTGAGCGCAGGAGAGATATTTTACGTGTGAATTTTGTAGGTTAATCTATTTATGGTTAATTACTACTAACTGTGATAAGTTCCTGGCTGACATGATTAATTTAAACTGTATGCTTGTCCTTACGATGGCATTTACCTGTAATACAAATAATGCCAGACTCCAACACTATCCTTCTAATTGTCTTATGATAAGTTACTGATTACTAGTAGGTTAAAAACTGTCGCTTATTAGGTAAGACTGAAACCACCCATGAGTTCCTCACTTGATTCCATCGTATTGagtttgaaaagggggaaatcgaGAAAACTAATCGTGAGTTTTAAAAGATCGAGGCAAACGGTTACAATGTAATGATTACCGTTGATTGTTTGATGAATGtcatttataaatttaaagatCGCAGTTTCCAGCGATTTTTTTCGGAAGCCGAATACTGAGGTCGATAGTATGCTATTCTCAGCGCTTATATNNNNNNNNNNNNNNNNNNNNNNCTTACGTTGTTGGTAGAAAGACTAGGCAATATCTAGAGGTTTCTCCTTTTAAACCTGTTGACTTGTTTAAAAGTTTGGAGTAATTTTAACTTTAATTAGATTGCAAAAGGTGTCGGCGGTGTGAGAGCAGTTAAGCTTAAGCGAAGCAGATGCAAAGAAATGATTGATAAAATTTCTATGAGATGAGGAAAGTGTTATCATTACCCAGGAAGATTTGTAAAattgtttatctgtatgtcttaTAAAATCAGTAAATCGAATAATATACTATACGCAACATTTACAGAGTAGTAATTGCAAAGGTAAGATTTTTATGTGGGACCTCGCACTTTagaacccttttttcatttcatcagaCGTGGCGTTGTTTTCTCGGCCAAGTAACTTGCTAGTGGTTTTCCAGTTTTTCAGACAATCTTCAAGTTTGATTTTAGACTGGGTTGCAACGTAGCTCCGGCGTGCGGCTCTGATCACTTGCGTCAAGTGGTTCCAGGCTCACTTGCTATAGGCCTCTGAACACATTTCCTCTCGAGTCAATTTTTCCCTTGTGAGTGACTTATTCTCTTATGTAATGTTTGATTTTGTCTTGTCTTGCCCTTTCATTAGTTTCGATTGAACAGAAAAGTTNNNNNNNNNNNNNNNNNNNNNNNNNNNNNNNTCTTAAACTGGCAGTGGGGATGCTAGAGAAGTTACCTATGATAAAGATAGGTTTGTGGACCTGAGAACAATCTCCCAGAAGGCTTCTTTGTAAGTAGTTTATATACGGGGCGGTGTTTGTGTTGCTCAAGAATTTGCTTTGTTGTGATTAAAGAGACTGGAGATAGaggtttattacaaaaaaaaacttttttgtgtgtttattaaatgaaccaaaaaaaaaacgtttacaaaTAAGCAGTGCCGTCCGTAAAAAAGTCCAAACACCGTTTTTCGGGAAAAAGAGGTAAATTCAACGAAAGGTATTTTGATCATTTACATACAGTAACACGCCTCCACTCTGATGAAACAGATTACCGGTATCACTTTTTTGTTTTAGAATTTTGTAGATATTTTCAATACTAGCTATCAGTTTGGTTTCACAAACTGATAGCGTTGATAATAAAGGCAATGTTGTCTAATTATCGGTGATTAACTTAAAATTATCACTATCTGGGNNNNNNNNNNNNNNNNNNNNNNNNNNNNNNNNNNNNNNNNNNNNNNNNNNNNNNNNNNNNNNNNNNNNNNNNNCATGGGAGAGAGAGTTTGGATGCAATTCGTTGTAATCACAGATTATGATGAAATCTGGGAACTTGTGCCATAGACTAACACCACTCTTTTTCTACCACTGTCTGTCCTGAACCCAGACCAGTTCATAGCAGCATGAGCGTGTTTCGCCATTCCCCTTGAACTGAAGATGTGGGACATCTAATATGTGTCCAAAAATTAGTTTGAAGCCGAAGCATTCTAGAAGTTGGACATATTTTAAGTAGAGTTTCTTCCTAGTCTCtgtgaaaaaaatagaagtatagTACTAAGTATGCACAAAGTAATAGTATTTCTGAAAATTCTACATACATAGCTTGCAAAGATTCACAAATAGCGAATAGTGCGTGCAAGTAAAGAATGCAAATATAATGAGCGAAGATTCCTCTATTTAAATATTACCTAATCATAGTGGCAAATGTTTAATTAAATATAGATGCTATTTCAATGTTTAAGAAgaaatatattcatgataacacCTTCCAggaaaaacacaaaggaaaagtgTATGTCTAGTTCATCTGCAAAAAGTGCACAATATCCTGGTTGTGTAAAACAATGTCCTATAACCATGTTGTGATTGTTTGACAGTGGTTGCATCTGGGCACAATGGGCACTGCTGAATTCTGATCCTTGATTTCCTGGCAGACTTAAGACTCAGGATTTGCAGATTTTGGACACTCCTCACCGGGCAGCCAGGGTAACTACTGATATTCGCCGGCTGATGAACCACCTGGCTCCTCCTTAgaactttaactttaactttaactgCATCGCTTGCAGCATCCAGTCATCACAGTGGGAACACATAATACTTGCAAGAGGTTTAACTGCAAAATCCTGGATGTATTAGACTTACCACTTTTACCAGGGTGAAATTCCATTCCGATCTGCTTTATGTTCCTCAGTACTTGAGGCGTTTTATTGAAAACATCTTCAAAGAACTGTAGCTCTGCTCCTTCCACGTCCATCTTTAGATAGTCAATGGTAGTGTTTTCGTGGCCTAACCTCCTGAGGATGTTGATGTACCGGTCAACCTGTGGGCAACGAATCTTCGATTTATtaacataagataataaaaaaaaggacatggATAAATTAAGAGTTATGAGATCAAACTTTTGCCATTttggtttattaatatattaaaatcaaacaaaaaatagaatcaaTATGTTGTTTCAGGGTGTGactaaaaaaccacaaaaaaccccatacTGCACATGGAACAGATGATACATTGTCTGAGTGTTAACTATGACTTTNNNNNNNNNNNNNNNNNNNNNNNNNNNNNNNNNNNNNNNNNNNNNNNNNNNNNNNNNNNNNNNNNNNNNNNNNNNNNNNNNNNNNNNNNNNNNNNNNNNNNNNNNNNNNNNNNNNNNNNNNNNNNNNNNNNNNNNNNNNNNNNNNNNNNNNNNNNNNNNNNNNNNNNNNNNNNNNNNNNNNNNNNNNNNNNNNNNNNNNNNNGTCCATGCGAAAAAATCACACTTTTTGTGTAAACAGAAAgctattatttcctttctttttttttgataaatttcccAGTTGCATAGAACTTGATGTTGCTTGAGCGTTCGTGGTCTTTTCTTTTATAGTATGATCGAAGGAATAAACCTGGAAATCATTTGAATggaattattaaaaaacatataattatacatttgtcTACACATCTATACTGGTACATCGGGATTTTACTGTAAACCCGTAGAAAATTTTCAAGCACAAGACAATTAAANNNNNNNNNNNNNNNNNNNNNNNNNNNNNNNNNNNNNNNNNNNNNNNNNNNNNNNNNNNNNNNNNNNNNNNNNNNNNNNNNNNNNNNNNNNNNNNNNNNNNNNNNNNNNNNNNNNNNNNNNNNNNNNNNNNNNNNNNNNNNNNNNNNNNNNNNNNNNNNNNNNNNNNNNNNNNNNNNNNNNNNNNNNNNNNNNNNNNNNNNNNNNNNNNNNNNNNNNNNNNNNNNNNNNNNNNNNNNNNNNNNNNNNNNNNNNNNNNNNNNNNNNNNNNNNNNNNNNNNNNNNNNNNNNNNNNNNNNNNNNNNNNNNNNNNNNNNNNNNNNNNNNNNNNNNNNNNNNNNNNNNNNNNNNNNNNNNNNNNNNNNNNNNNNNNNNNNNNNNNNNNNNNNNNNNNNNNNNNNNNNNNNNNNNNNNNNNNNNNNNNNNNNNNNNNNNNNNNNNNNNNNNNNNNNNNNNNNNNNNNNNNNNNNNNNNNNNNNNNNNNNNNNNNNNNNNNNNNNNNNNNNNNNNNNNNNNNNNNNNNNNNNNNNNNNNNNNNNNNNNNNNNNNNNNNNNNNNNNNNNNNNNNNNNNNNNNNNNNNNNNNNNNNNNNNNNNNNNNNNNNNNNNNNNNNNNNNNNNNNNNNNNNNNNNNNNNNNNNNNNNNNNNNNNNNNNNNNNNNNNNNNNNNNNNNNNNNNNNNNNNNNNNNNNNNNNNNNNNNNNNNNNNNNNNNNNNNNNNNNNNNNNNNN includes:
- the LOC119592385 gene encoding uncharacterized protein LOC119592385, yielding MAKVDRYINILRRLGHENTTIDYLKMDVEGAELQFFEDVFNKTPQVLRNIKQIGMEFHPGKSETRKKLYLKYVQLLECFGFKLIFGHILDVPHLQFKGNGETRSCCYELVWVQDRQW